TTTGAAGCCTTAAGATATGGCCTTGAGCATAATATTGCCGTCTTCTGCATCGATCTGGATGTCGATAATTACCCTTTTTTTAAAGACCCCCTTCCGGACCCTTATGCCATTTCCAAAATTGGCTTTAAACATTATATGGAAGCCTGTTATGGCAATCTGCCGCCTTCATTAAGAAAGACTTTTCCAATCGATAGGGAAAGAGAGTATTACATGGCAAGAAGGTTAAAGGAACTCTCCTTTTCATATGACCGTATCTTGTTTGTCGGCGGTCTTACCCATGTAAAAAAAGTGCTTGAGTTAACGGATCAAAAGGCCTTTAAGAAACAAGAGCCGGTAGAGAGAGAGACGATTGAAGTCTTTTCTCTTACAGAAGAATCTCAAAGGGAGTTGATGAGTGAATTTGGCTATCTTTCTTTAAATTATGAATTTTGGAGGGACGAGTATTTATCAAAAGAGTCGATAAAAACCACTATTCCCGATAGGCAGAAAATCTATCTCTCACTTTTAAAACAAGCAGGCTTAAGATATAAAGAGAGTACGGGCAATGAATTGCCTCATTACTGTCTTCGAAACACTTTAAAATTTATGCGTAATTATGCGCATCTTAAGGACAAGCTTCTTCCTGATTTATTTGAATTATTAGCTTCTGCTAAGGGTTGCGTTGATCATAACTACGCTTATGAAACTTGGCTTCTTGCCACGACTTATCCTTTTTTAAAGAATGTGGATGGCCTTCCTGAAATTAAGCTCCGTGTAGAAGACCTATTCGGCGGCAGCAAAAAAATTCAATTTCACCGTAAGCTTAAAAACCCGAAAGCCACTCAGTTTATAAAAAGAAAAAAAGACGCAGCTTCTTTTCGGTTTACCCCTCCTAGCCCCTTCAGCATTTGCTCTTATCCGCCTGAAGATACGATCATAGAAAACTTCGGGCGCTTTCTTAAAAAGAAAGGCGTTCAAATCCTGACAGAAGAAAATCTAAAAGTGGTTCCTTTCTCGACAAGCTTGGAAGATGGCATCGATACTAAAGAAACGATTAGACACCTCTTTGAAAAAAAGCTTTATGTAAAAAAGCTTGGGAAGCCGGCGGGAGATGTCGGGTCTGTTGTCATCATCTTTGATGAAGATGATGAAAAGGATGAAAAGTACCCTTGGAAAACCACATGGATAGGTGAACATTCTCAAGAATCCGACATGGCTTTTTATGCCACTGATTTAACCAAAAAAGTTGTGGGTCCCGGAATCAGCCGCTGCGAATATGGCGGTTTTATGATGTCTTATCCTCCAAGAAGGCTTTGGGATGTCTGGCATGATCCTGATTATTTAGACCTCCTTCATAAGTCGGAAGTGCTCCTCATGGCAGCCATTGACTACTCATTAAAGCCGACAATTACTTATGTGGCTAAAAAAGCGCCTCGCTCCCTTTTAAAGTCCTACGCCGCCAGGTTTGGAAAGAAAGTAGTCTTTTTGCCGATAGGTCAGGTTTCAAGAAATCTTCTTAATAAAATTCGTGTATTTCATGTTTTAGATGGTCATGATAAAAGACGAATCGCCGATGAATTTATTTATTAAGAACCTGTGATTTCGCGGAAAGCTACCTTTCTCCATAAAAACTCTCACCTTCTATTATAAACTCTTCTTGGTTTCTTTTTATGGGCCAAGAAGATGGAAAAATAGCAAGTTTTGCTCGGCTATTAATGTTTCTTGGAATCACATATTGAAGCCTATAAGATGAATAGACTTTATCTAAAGCTTCTTTAATATATTCATAAGAACATTCATGAATGCCATAGTGGTCATAAGGAATATCCGGTCGACCCGGCACTTTGAAATCATCGATGACAATAATGCAATTGTCTTTATGAGTTTTTGAAATAGCTTCCAATTCATTCAACAAAGGCCAATGTTCATTCCAATGAGCATCTAGATATAAAAGGATAGGTTTATGTTTAAGACCAGGAAGCAAATTATCGAGGACAACCTCTGAACTTCCGAAATGACAATGCACATTGGAGTAAGGTGATAAAAGCTTTTTTGCGTTATTGTAAGTATTCGGCTCAATTTCGATGGTATGGACTTGATTGAAAAGACAGGAAAATAGAACCGTTGTGCCCCCTTTAAAAGTTCCAGTTTCAATGACTGTGTCGATCTTATAATTTCTTTTTAAAAGAGCAAAGTAAGTAGTAAGTTCCGGTGCAAAATTAAAAGCATACCCTCCAAGGAGCCACACATCGAGGTTAAATGAACTATAAAAACCATTGTCAACAGAAGGAAGGGTGCCGTAATTGATATTAGGTAATGTTTCTTTCTGTGCAGAAAAAAGAGCTACACTCTGAAAAAGAAAAAACGGAAGAAATGTTTTTTTTAGCATACAGCCTCCTATTTTAATGAAATTGAGACTGTATTTAAAAAAGATTTATTGTCAATTATCTTTAGAATGAAAGAAACTATAAATGCTTCTTAAGAATTTCTTTAAGGGTAGCTTCGGCTTTTTCCAACCTTTCAAAAAGAGATTGAGGCAGCCTTAAGTCTAAACTTAAAGAATGGATTTCGTTTTGAATAATAAGGACAAACTCTTTAAGGGATTCCTGAGCATTAGAATCATTATTTTTACTCATTGCTTCTTGCAATAGTCTAAGCCTATTTTCTAAAATATTGATTCTTTCAATGACATCAATTAAGTGGTGGTGATCCTCTTCTATCGCAAACTCCGGCTTATAGTCGTGGACAACAGCATCAATGATTGCGAGTGTTTCGTTAAAAAGCCTTTGTCTTTTTTCATCAAGCTCCTTATTCCAAAGATCAATTTCTTCGAGGCTTAATTCCTCTTTTAAATGCTTAAGAGCGCCAAGACTGGCTATTGGTTTTAATAAAAGCTCCTCTAAAAGATCTTTTAAATGCTGTTTATCGGACGCGCTGACATTTAATTTTTCAAATGTTTGCTGTTCATAGTCCTGAATAATTTTGATGTCCCGATCCACTCGTTTTAAAGCATCTTTTTGCAAATTCTCTTTAAGGCTTGAAAGAAGGTCATCGATTGATTTATTCCAATAAAAATCAATCCAATACTGGCTTTCTTCAGACCATTGTTTAGTCTCATCAAAAGCTTTTACTCTTAAGTGCATGGCATTATTCTGCCATCTTTGGTTTATTTTTTTAGCCCGATCAATTAAAGGCTGAATAATGATAGTTTGAAAAGGCTTGATTTCAGGGTTCTTTTCACATGTTTTGATGATGTGTTCATTGACTTTATGTAAAGCTCCTACAGTTTCATGCACTTTTGGAAGGATTTCCTCAACCCTCCCTTTTAATGGAGCAGTATCTTGAACAAAGTAAGTAAAAACAGCAAGCATCCGCTCTTTAAATCGTTCAAGAAAGGTAACTGAGACCCCTCTATAGGCTACAAAAGGAAGGGGCAATTTAGGAGGTGTTGCTACAGGATCTAATCCGAAAAGATTGTTTTCTTCAGATTCGGCGGGATTTTCATTTTTAATTTCGGAGGGGTCTTCATCTTTAAAGAAGGCTGAATCGCCCATAGACTACTCTCCGAAATAAAATTATTTTGATATTTGCATAAGTATATTATATTATTTATTCTTGCGAATTTCCAATTGAATTTTTCATTTGAAAAGAAGACTAATTTAAGAAGGAAAAAATTTCCTCTTTTTAACCAAATTTTTGAAATTATGACAAAAAAAAGAATCTTAATAACAAACGATGATGGAATCCATGCCCCCGGTATCAAACACCTATGGAATTCCTTAAAGAACGATTATGAGGTTACAGTTGTAGCCCCTCATCAAGAACAATCCGGTGTCGGAGTTTCTGTTACGATTAGACACCCTCTCCAATTGAACCGCTTGCATTGGAATGGAATCCAGGCCTATTCAGTCACAGGAACGCCGGCAGACTGCGTAAAATTGGCATTGAATGTGATATTAGATGAGCGCCCTCATCTAATAGTTTCAGGAATCAACCGAGGCACCAACTCGGGTCGAAATGTTCTCTATAGCGGCACATGCGGAGGGGTTATTGAGGGAACGATGAGAGATATTCCAGGGATCGCTTTTTCTCTATCGGACTATCAGGACCCAAAGTTTGAGTCGATAGAGCGCTTTATACCCCCTTTTCTTGAATTTGTTTTTAATAAGCCGCTGCCTCCTCAAACTTTCCTGAATGTTAATTTCCCCTCTGTTATTGAAGGAGCTCCGAAAGGCTTTAAATTTGCCCGCCAAGGCAAGGAATACTGGGGAGAGTCTTTGGATGCGAGAAACCACCCGACAGAAGGCCATACCTATTACTGGATAGGGGCAAGAAAGGTGCAGTTTGAAGAAAACGAAGAATCAGACGTAAGCTGGTTAAATAAAGGGTATGTAGCGGCAGTTCCCGTCAATGTCGGGGATTTGACTGAAAACAATCATTTAAGAACGCATAAAGATTTATTTGAAAAACACTTCGAGTGCCTTAACTTTTAATGAACTCGCTTCTTTTCATGACGATCTAAAAGATCCAAACCTTTCTGCTGTAACTTCTCTAAGGTTTCTTGACCGCCTTTTAACCGGTAAAGGCGTTTTAACTCCGTTCGAAGCTCATCGCTTAGGGATAGATCTCCTGTTCGTTCAATAGAGTCCATCTCTTTTAAGCACTTTCTGTCGAGAGTGATTAAGATTTCTGCCAGGCGGTAGAATTTTTTTTCTAGAAGTCCGGATTTTATCTTAAGATCCTCAGAGTTGTGACAGCCTTTCAAATCCTGTAAAATTTCAAAAAGCAGGTACTCACCCTCTTTGGAAATTTCCTCCTCTCCTTTGCTACCGCAAGAAAATAAAAGACAAATTCCAAAAAAAGAAGCCAAATACTTTAAAAAGCATTTGGCTTTAAAATCTCGGAGAATACTGATGATTACGGTCAAAAAAAAGCCCTCGTAAAATTAAAACAGGGTTATATTTTTTCGCCGTTTTCTCTTAATTCACGAACAACTGCAGCAACGCCTTGCTTATCAATAATTCGAAGCGCTTGCATGCTTACTTTCAAGGTTACAAAACGATTTTCTTCAGCAAGCCATAAACGTTTTTTGATTAGGTTAGGGCTGTGCCTTCTTCTTGTTTTGCCTGTAACTTTTAGACCGATCCCTTTTTGCTTCTTAGCAATACCGCGTATGGCATATTTATAACCGGTCGCAGGTTTTTTTCCTGTAACGCAACATTTTCTAGACATGATTTTTCTCCAAACGTAACAACCCGAACCTAGATTATTCTTTGATCCTTAAGAGACTTTCTCTTAGCTTTTTCAAACTCTTTTTTCAATCAAGAGATTTGAATGACTTTACGCTGTTAAAGTTAAATCAGATAAACGTAAAGGCCCAGGCAATCAAAGGAGAAATCATAGCAGATCTTTAATTTATGGCTCAAGGTAAAATCTATTTTCTTTTTCTATTTAATTAAGGTTCCGGGTTGAATTTTTTGACTAGTCAGGATTTCAATCCCGCTCTCCAAACTCCCGGCCAAAAGCATCCCTTCACTGACTACCCCCATTATGGTTGTCGGCTCTAAATTTGCGACAACCACAACGCTTTTTCCAATTATTTCTTCCGGAGTATATGACTCGGCAATCCCGCTAACGATTGTTCTCTCTTCAAGTCCTAAATTTACGGTTAACTTTAAGAGTTTTTTAGATTTAGGAATTTTCTCAGCTTTTAAGATGAGTGCGGACCGAAGGTCGAGTTTTTGAAAATCGTCAAAAGAAATTTTATCTTTAAAGGGCATAATTCCTAAATTCTCATTTTTAAAATTTTTTTTTGCTTTTTCGTGTAATTTCTTCAAATTCTCAAGTTCTTTAGCGACTTCTTCCTCTTCCACTTTCTTAAAGAGGATTTCAGGCTCTCGTAATTCTTTTTCAAAAGGAAGCTCTGTTTTAACTTCGATATCCCAGTCAGCTTCTTTAAGATCTGTTGTAAAACCAATAAGTTTCCATACTTTTTGAGAAGCTTCCGGAATGATTGGGTAAGATGTAAGAGCAAGAAACTTTATGGCTTGCAAGGAGCAATAAATCGTGGCTCTCATTTTAGGAATTAATTCAGGGTTCTTAAGGGCAAGCCACGGTTTTTTTTGATCGAAGTAAACATTCCCTTTCTGGGCAAGCTCCATGATTAATTGAGAAGCTCTTCTTAATTTAAAATTAGCGTACGCTTCTTCAATTTTATCGCTTAACTCCTTAATTTCCTTGAGAAAGGCTTTGTCTTCATCCTCTAGAATAGGAGACTTTGGAACTTTTCTATCGCAATTTTGTTTTGCAAAAACGAGGACGCGATTGACCAAATTCCCCCATTTTCCAAGTAAATCGGAATTGCATTTTAACTGAAAATCTTTCCAAGTAAACTCGGAATCCTGTGTTTCAGGAGCATTAGAGGCGATGACATAGCGAATTTGATCTGCGGTATACTTAGTAAAAAAGTCATCCAAATCGATGGCCCACCCTTCCGACTTACTAAATTTTTTGCCTTCTAGATTATAGAATTCATTTGCCGGAAGTTCGCTTACAAGCACGTAAGGAGCGTCTTGACCCATAACCATGGCAGGGAAAATGGCGGCATGGAAGGGGATATTATCCTTACCAAGAAAATGAACAAGCTTTGTCTTTTGATCAAACCAAAAATCCTTCCAGGCTTCAGGCTCGCCATTTAACGCTGCCCATTCCATCGTTGCCGAGATATAGCCGATCGGGGCGTCAAACCAAACATAAAGAACTTTTCCTTCCGTATTTGGCAAAGGGATCGGAATCCCCCAGCTTAAATCCCTTGTGATC
This genomic window from Criblamydia sequanensis CRIB-18 contains:
- the metG gene encoding methionine--tRNA ligase; the encoded protein is MKEKILITSALPYANAPLHFGHIAGAYLPGDCYARFERLKKNDVLYICGSDEYGVAITLSADLANRTPKEHVDIFHEINKNLFKKLNFSFDHFSRTTTSYHQKPVQVFFLNLLKNGYIEEKTTKQLFSEKDNRFLADRYVVGTCPKCGYENARGDECQRCGSSYESTDLINPKSKLTGQSLTLKDTKHWFLLLDKFRDRLLAWLETKSWKPNVVNFIKGYIQDLKPRAITRDLSWGIPIPLPNTEGKVLYVWFDAPIGYISATMEWAALNGEPEAWKDFWFDQKTKLVHFLGKDNIPFHAAIFPAMVMGQDAPYVLVSELPANEFYNLEGKKFSKSEGWAIDLDDFFTKYTADQIRYVIASNAPETQDSEFTWKDFQLKCNSDLLGKWGNLVNRVLVFAKQNCDRKVPKSPILEDEDKAFLKEIKELSDKIEEAYANFKLRRASQLIMELAQKGNVYFDQKKPWLALKNPELIPKMRATIYCSLQAIKFLALTSYPIIPEASQKVWKLIGFTTDLKEADWDIEVKTELPFEKELREPEILFKKVEEEEVAKELENLKKLHEKAKKNFKNENLGIMPFKDKISFDDFQKLDLRSALILKAEKIPKSKKLLKLTVNLGLEERTIVSGIAESYTPEEIIGKSVVVVANLEPTTIMGVVSEGMLLAGSLESGIEILTSQKIQPGTLIK
- the rpmB gene encoding 50S ribosomal protein L28, yielding MSRKCCVTGKKPATGYKYAIRGIAKKQKGIGLKVTGKTRRRHSPNLIKKRLWLAEENRFVTLKVSMQALRIIDKQGVAAVVRELRENGEKI
- the surE gene encoding 5'/3'-nucleotidase SurE — its product is MTKKRILITNDDGIHAPGIKHLWNSLKNDYEVTVVAPHQEQSGVGVSVTIRHPLQLNRLHWNGIQAYSVTGTPADCVKLALNVILDERPHLIVSGINRGTNSGRNVLYSGTCGGVIEGTMRDIPGIAFSLSDYQDPKFESIERFIPPFLEFVFNKPLPPQTFLNVNFPSVIEGAPKGFKFARQGKEYWGESLDARNHPTEGHTYYWIGARKVQFEENEESDVSWLNKGYVAAVPVNVGDLTENNHLRTHKDLFEKHFECLNF
- a CDS encoding class I SAM-dependent methyltransferase; amino-acid sequence: MLKKTFLPFFLFQSVALFSAQKETLPNINYGTLPSVDNGFYSSFNLDVWLLGGYAFNFAPELTTYFALLKRNYKIDTVIETGTFKGGTTVLFSCLFNQVHTIEIEPNTYNNAKKLLSPYSNVHCHFGSSEVVLDNLLPGLKHKPILLYLDAHWNEHWPLLNELEAISKTHKDNCIIVIDDFKVPGRPDIPYDHYGIHECSYEYIKEALDKVYSSYRLQYVIPRNINSRAKLAIFPSSWPIKRNQEEFIIEGESFYGER